GCGCGGCGATCCCTCCCACCGTGACGGTATTCCACAGCGCCGACAGAATATCACCGTGCAGCCACAACTCAGGATGGCCAAGCGCGCGAGAAAGGATCACCCCCGCAGGCAGCACGAATCCCATGCAAAACGGGATCAGGCAAAGGCCAAGTGCCACCGCCGCGCGCCAGCCCGACAGCGCGGTGCGTGTCACCGGGCGATGCTGCCGGGCGGACGAAAAGAACTTGACCTTGCGGCGCGACAGCTTTTCCAGCAGCACCAGAACAATCACCAGCGCAAGCACAACAGAAGCAAGCTGTGCCGCCCCGCCGACGTTGTTGCTTTCCAGCCAGACACTGAAAATCCCCATGGTCAGCGTCTGCACCGCAAAGAAATCCACCGTGCCGAAATCGTTCACCGTTTCCATCATCACGATGGCCACCCCGGCGGCAATCGCCGGGCGCGCCAGCGGCAGCCCAACCCGCCAGAACCGCCCCCAAGCACCGGTGCCAAGCGACATCGCCACCTCTTCGGACGCTCCCGATTGCTCCCGAAAGGCGTTCCGGCTCAGCAGATAAACATAGGGATAAAGCGAGGCTGAAAGCACCACGATCGCCGCCCCCATGGAGCGAATTTCCGGGAACCAGTATTCCTGCGCGCTGTGCCAGCCAAACACACCGCGCAAGCCCGTCTGCACCGGCCCGGCATATTCCAGCAGATCAACCAACGCATAGGCACCGACATAGCCGGGCACCGCCAGCGGCAACAACAAAAGCCACTCCATCCAGCGCGCGCCGCGAAACGAATAGCGCGCGACAATCCACGCCGCCCCGGTGCCGACCATCGCCGTCAACAGGCCCACGGCCCCCATCAACACCAGCGTGTTTTTCACATAGCGCGGCAAGGTGGTGGCAATAAGATGCGGCCAGATATTGTCTTTCGGGAAAAACGCAAACCCGATCACCGCCGCAATTGGTGCCAGCACGACAAGCGCAATCAGAATTGCCCCCACAGACCACGGATCGAACCGCCAGCGCACTCTCGTGGCCGCAACTGTGCTTTCCAGACCTGCCATCGCTGCCTTCTTGCCCGAATGCGGTTCCCTCACCCGCAAAACAGCTTATACTGTGCCCGAGACAAGGGCAAACCCGAGGCACGTAACAGGCATGCAGGTTATCTTTCACGTCGGCGTTCATCGCACCGATGAAGAACGGCTTATGAAATGCCTGATGAAGAACCGTGGTGATTTTGCCGATTTTGGCACCCTTGCCCCACCGCCCGGCCGGTATCGCCGCCTGATTCAGCAATCCATGGGCGCGCTCAAACGCGGGTTGG
This is a stretch of genomic DNA from Aquicoccus sp. G2-2. It encodes these proteins:
- a CDS encoding iron ABC transporter permease — its product is MAGLESTVAATRVRWRFDPWSVGAILIALVVLAPIAAVIGFAFFPKDNIWPHLIATTLPRYVKNTLVLMGAVGLLTAMVGTGAAWIVARYSFRGARWMEWLLLLPLAVPGYVGAYALVDLLEYAGPVQTGLRGVFGWHSAQEYWFPEIRSMGAAIVVLSASLYPYVYLLSRNAFREQSGASEEVAMSLGTGAWGRFWRVGLPLARPAIAAGVAIVMMETVNDFGTVDFFAVQTLTMGIFSVWLESNNVGGAAQLASVVLALVIVLVLLEKLSRRKVKFFSSARQHRPVTRTALSGWRAAVALGLCLIPFCMGFVLPAGVILSRALGHPELWLHGDILSALWNTVTVGGIAALVTVLAGVFMVYGARISGRALPKLLMPVTTIGYAAPGAVLAVGIFLPLAAIDHRVADLIEAVTGQDVGLVLTSTAFALVLAYTVRFFAIAQGAADAAMGRVSPSLPMAARSLGRSQGRVLREVYYPLIRGSLGSALLLVFVDCVKELPATMLLRPPFGFDTLATLTHEQASLENLTGAAPAATMIIAVGLLAVGLLARANR